The nucleotide sequence AGGCTTTCTGAGGCGGAGATGCGGAGGATTAGGGGCAACGACATCGCCATGATCTTCCAGGAGCCCATGACCTCCTTAAACCCCGTGTACACGGTGGGGGACCAGATTGCCGAGGCCATCATGCTCCACCAAGGGAAAAGCCGCAAGGAGGCCCTGGAGCTTGCCGCCCACATGCTGGACCTGGTGGGGATTCCTGAGCCCAAGAAGCGCCTTGCCAACTACCCCCACCAGATGTCGGGCGGAATGCGGCAGCGGGTGATGATCGCCATGGCTCTTTCCTGTAATCCCTCCCTTCTCATTGCGGATGAGCCCACCACGGCTTTGGACGTGACCATCCAGGCCCAGATCCTGGAGCTGATGAAAAAGCTCCAGGAGGAGATCGGGATGAGCATCCTCTTCATCACCCACAACCTGGGAGTGGTGGCGGAGATGGCGGACCGGGTGGTGGTGATGTACGCGGGGCGGGCGGTGGAGGAGGCGGATGTGGTACCCCTTTTCAAAGACCCCCTGCACCCCTACACCCGGGGGCTCCTCCACTCCGTCCCTCGCCTGGACTTAGCGGCGGAGCGGAGGGAGCGCCTCGAGGCCATCCCCGGCAACGTACCCAACCCCTTGTACCTCCCCCCGGGGTGCGCCTTCCACCCGCGGTGTAAGCACTACGTGGAGGGCCTTTGCGATCGGGAGGTCCCTCCCTTGGAGGACACGGGTGACGGCCGCCAGGTGCGGTGCGTGCGCTGGCGCGAGATCCGGGAGGTGCGGGCATGAGGGAAAACCATGTCCTCCTGGAGATCCAGGACCTCAAGAAGCACTTCCCCATCCGCGGTGGGATCCTCTCCCGGGTGGTGGGGAGTGTGAAGGCGGTGGACGGGGTTT is from Thermus albus and encodes:
- a CDS encoding ABC transporter ATP-binding protein, with the translated sequence MDEKRLLEVRDLKVHFFTDDGVVKAVDGVSFHVEKGETLAVVGESGSGKSVTALSIMRLIPTPPGRIVGGEILFRGKDGEARDLARLSEAEMRRIRGNDIAMIFQEPMTSLNPVYTVGDQIAEAIMLHQGKSRKEALELAAHMLDLVGIPEPKKRLANYPHQMSGGMRQRVMIAMALSCNPSLLIADEPTTALDVTIQAQILELMKKLQEEIGMSILFITHNLGVVAEMADRVVVMYAGRAVEEADVVPLFKDPLHPYTRGLLHSVPRLDLAAERRERLEAIPGNVPNPLYLPPGCAFHPRCKHYVEGLCDREVPPLEDTGDGRQVRCVRWREIREVRA